A single genomic interval of Microbacterium hydrocarbonoxydans harbors:
- a CDS encoding ArsR family transcriptional regulator, which yields MTDLARRAAIFAALADQTRLRIVDLLTLGDLASSEIGSALDLRSNLIAHHLGVLESARIITRTRSEFDRRRSYIGLRPEVFETLAPPSVPAPARVLFVCTANSARSQLAEVIWRDASPIDVASAGTRPAPVVNAEATAAAARHGLVIDPDRRPRHLDEVRAEGDLVITVCDDAHERLLADDDLHWSVRDPARLGTPAAFDAAFDTLSQRIRALSSRLLAA from the coding sequence ATGACTGATCTCGCACGCCGCGCCGCGATCTTCGCCGCACTCGCCGATCAGACACGCCTGCGCATCGTCGATCTGCTCACGCTCGGCGATCTGGCATCGTCGGAGATCGGGAGCGCTCTGGACCTGCGCTCGAATCTGATCGCACACCATCTGGGCGTCCTCGAGTCCGCACGGATCATCACCCGCACCCGCTCCGAGTTCGATCGACGGCGCAGCTACATCGGACTGCGCCCCGAGGTGTTCGAGACCCTCGCTCCGCCGAGCGTCCCCGCACCCGCGAGAGTGCTCTTCGTCTGCACCGCGAACTCCGCGCGCTCGCAGCTCGCCGAGGTGATCTGGCGCGACGCGAGCCCGATCGACGTCGCCTCCGCCGGCACCCGCCCGGCACCGGTCGTCAATGCCGAGGCCACGGCCGCCGCCGCGCGGCACGGACTCGTGATCGACCCCGACCGCCGACCGCGGCATCTCGACGAGGTGCGGGCCGAGGGCGACCTGGTGATCACGGTCTGCGATGACGCGCACGAGCGGCTGCTCGCCGACGACGACCTGCACTGGTCGGTGCGCGACCCCGCACGGCTCGGCACGCCCGCCGCCTTCGACGCCGCCTTCGACACCCTGTCGCAGCGGATCCGCGCGCTGTCGTCCCGCCTGCTCGCCGCCTGA
- a CDS encoding DUF6458 family protein, giving the protein MGIGSGIALFVIGAILVFALNIDTGGYVDLDLIGYILMGAGVLVFLISLVLVMRSRRTESVDRTAVDPATGERVTRRSIRNNDPIA; this is encoded by the coding sequence ATGGGTATCGGCAGCGGAATCGCGCTCTTCGTCATCGGAGCGATCCTCGTCTTCGCACTCAACATCGACACCGGCGGCTACGTCGATCTCGACCTCATCGGCTACATCCTCATGGGCGCAGGCGTCCTCGTCTTCCTGATCAGCCTCGTGCTGGTGATGCGCAGCCGCCGGACCGAATCCGTCGACCGCACCGCGGTGGACCCTGCCACCGGCGAGCGCGTGACGCGCCGCAGCATCCGCAACAACGACCCCATCGCGTGA
- a CDS encoding DUF1206 domain-containing protein — MNTRDSAASTARAAQDSTAFRLLARVGYVVLGILHLLIGGIAISIATGGGGEKADQGGALQQIQESPAGVFLLWLIVLGLFALAIWQIAEAVVERDQDAKKKWAHRAKFLGTAAAYLAIGATALVYALGGQSQSSESSQSFSARLLAVPAGVVLLVLVGLGVAAVGVAFIVRGVTRAFMEHLSVPGGTARSGIVAFGTVGYIAKGVAVGVAGVLFVIAALTHDPETAGGLDAALRTLAGLPFGAVILWVVGLGLGLYGLFCFARARYARM, encoded by the coding sequence ATGAACACCCGTGACTCGGCCGCCTCCACCGCGAGAGCCGCACAGGACTCGACGGCGTTCCGTCTCCTCGCCCGAGTGGGGTACGTGGTGCTCGGCATCCTGCACCTCCTGATCGGCGGCATCGCGATCTCGATCGCCACCGGTGGTGGGGGAGAGAAGGCCGATCAGGGCGGTGCTCTGCAGCAGATCCAGGAGTCGCCGGCTGGGGTCTTCCTGCTGTGGCTGATCGTGCTCGGGCTGTTCGCGCTCGCGATCTGGCAGATCGCCGAGGCGGTCGTCGAACGCGACCAGGACGCGAAGAAGAAGTGGGCGCACCGGGCGAAGTTCCTCGGCACGGCAGCCGCCTATCTCGCGATCGGAGCCACCGCTCTGGTCTATGCGCTGGGCGGGCAGTCGCAGTCGTCCGAATCGTCGCAGTCGTTCAGCGCCCGCCTCCTGGCCGTGCCGGCGGGCGTCGTGCTGCTCGTCCTGGTCGGCCTGGGCGTCGCCGCGGTCGGGGTCGCGTTCATCGTCCGCGGCGTCACCCGAGCTTTCATGGAGCACCTCTCCGTGCCCGGCGGGACGGCGCGGTCGGGCATCGTCGCCTTCGGCACCGTGGGATACATCGCCAAGGGGGTCGCGGTCGGTGTGGCGGGCGTGCTGTTCGTCATCGCGGCTCTGACTCACGATCCCGAGACCGCGGGGGGCCTCGACGCCGCACTGCGGACGCTCGCCGGGCTGCCCTTCGGCGCCGTGATCCTGTGGGTGGTCGGCCTGGGGCTCGGTCTGTACGGCCTGTTCTGCTTCGCTCGCGCCCGCTACGCGCGGATGT
- a CDS encoding phosphatase PAP2 family protein, whose product MTEASRGSTAIVVGASATLAFVILRAVVAWGGHEPLAVDVWWHDLMLALTSDVWIVVAWVPAVVGGTVGMIVIGVILIGVLVWRRRRGDAATLAVAMVAVVAIGATMAAVIGRTRPADSLAESVATSFPSGHTAVATTVVVMLGLLLRRRAVWVAGAAWVLLMMWSRTYLQAHWLSDVVAGLLEGVAVATLVWACAESVRARRLARSHRAASLPDEPIESSVNP is encoded by the coding sequence GTGACCGAGGCGTCGCGAGGCTCCACGGCGATCGTCGTGGGAGCCTCGGCGACCCTCGCCTTCGTCATCCTCCGCGCCGTCGTGGCGTGGGGCGGGCATGAGCCGCTGGCCGTCGACGTCTGGTGGCACGACCTCATGCTCGCCCTCACGAGCGACGTCTGGATCGTGGTGGCGTGGGTGCCTGCGGTCGTCGGCGGCACGGTCGGGATGATCGTGATCGGCGTGATCCTGATCGGAGTGCTCGTCTGGCGACGTCGGAGAGGGGATGCGGCGACCCTGGCTGTCGCGATGGTCGCCGTGGTCGCGATCGGGGCCACCATGGCCGCGGTGATCGGCCGCACCCGTCCGGCCGACTCGCTCGCCGAGAGCGTCGCGACCTCGTTCCCCTCCGGGCACACCGCCGTCGCCACCACGGTCGTGGTGATGCTGGGACTCCTGCTGCGGCGGCGTGCCGTGTGGGTCGCGGGTGCGGCGTGGGTGCTCCTCATGATGTGGAGTCGCACCTACCTCCAGGCCCACTGGCTCAGCGACGTCGTCGCGGGCCTGCTCGAGGGCGTGGCCGTGGCCACCCTCGTCTGGGCGTGCGCCGAATCGGTGCGAGCGCGTCGCCTCGCCCGGTCGCACCGCGCCGCCTCCCTCCCTGATGAACCGATCGAAAGCAGCGTGAATCCATGA